The following are encoded together in the Pseudomonas xantholysinigenes genome:
- a CDS encoding hemagglutinin repeat-containing protein: MTMKPFAFNLSPQGRLRWAIASLFLTASLPQALAAGVVVAPGPGGTPQLQTQGGVPIVNIVAPNGAGLSHNQFLDYNVERQGLVLNNALQAGNSQLAGQLAANPQFNGQAASVILNEVVSRNPSAINGAQEIFGRAADYVLANPNGISVNGASFINTPNASLVVGRPELDDGKLRALGTTGANGQLQVQGAGLRNDGGSVNLIAPRIDSQGRLDARDQLNLTVGRQQVDYASGQVTAVDPAAASREQRIDASLFGAMQAGRINIVSTADGAGVRVGPAQVSGRDGVSIQSAGDLDIRGEAVADSLQAKRAGIQSSQGDVALRGAHDLTLAAADVKGRDVKLDAGRNLTLSTVQSRKLQEKRENWRSGALGIDWETYQRSYTDSDTREHGSQLVAQRDARLSAGQDAQLTAARVEAAGHLGIDSGADLRLAAATEQHVETDQGKHTKGFWKADWDKRNEEQRSITSQLKGGDIALKAKGTVATEGAQLSSGQDIRIAGKQVQIGTASRTSASNSHDQQSKFFGISHNEASEGKRESTSVRSELVAGGTLGLSSGENLDVVGATVKAGGALSAEAGGDVKLTTADDTREHSASGNSRGFVASAKETAPGAGQYRAGVGYVSEKHSNSGSEVQQHGANLSGSAVQVSAGSELAVKGSTVQSTAGDTTLSGKQVSLLAGQDQRSESADSSRTGGGVYLTGGLDRAGGGVDFSHASSQDRSSTSTARTSNVHSNGALTVNAGNLLSEGAQVSSGKGLSVTADSVDNRAASDTKSNSHQQSSWTADVGVNAEYKEIARPIAGVVSDVVNGKVSVKDALDGKLPVKEVRDVLEGKTSVTAALSQIGSANVGVDVAVGHDSQASSEQSSKAVVGKFEGQNLELNVAGKLRDQGTQYQASNGALTVKADSVQAEAARDTHASTSQQVTATVGGRVYTKTGSDVNVSAAGSGSREYSSSDSSTAVVASYGASQGVNLQTVGNASFEGSRLDGGQAGVTVGTGGDLALNQASNQVRSDSTRVGGGASLTVSSLPTGTTDLGGSVQFEHGAKHSDERKAQVASINGNGPVRLSSGGDQTVQGARVDVSGPVELKAGGKLDLQAASDSRSVTGHQVDLGLNLGGKSVSDEQGSSLSGNLGGHIKAGQTRESANTLSGGQLASGDAVSLEGRSLHAQGTQVSGPKVNLAAGEGGVLLESAQSTQGRGNWGVELNAGGNLSRETPAGAEQPGKPVYGFELGAKGQVDYLQASTQQNSRVSAGQVALNSTGATQLSGARIEGPLSGQRQGGLSVEERQDTTTSARLVLGLGLTGKPAEAKDGQQPSGLGYTPAFEAQGEFLRKASVKEASGVVDGQGGLVTGAGMKPVNYEVKATLDQPKVSELALPSVSLEAGKVKVGPLTVEGHIDS; the protein is encoded by the coding sequence ATGACGATGAAACCCTTTGCCTTCAACCTGTCGCCCCAGGGCCGGCTGCGCTGGGCGATTGCCAGCCTGTTCCTTACCGCCAGCCTGCCACAGGCCTTGGCCGCCGGCGTGGTGGTGGCGCCCGGCCCCGGCGGCACGCCGCAGCTGCAGACCCAGGGTGGCGTGCCCATCGTCAATATCGTCGCGCCCAACGGCGCGGGCCTGTCGCACAACCAGTTCCTCGACTACAACGTCGAGCGCCAGGGCCTGGTGCTGAACAACGCCTTGCAGGCCGGCAACTCCCAGCTGGCCGGGCAACTGGCGGCCAACCCGCAGTTCAATGGCCAGGCGGCCAGCGTGATCCTCAACGAAGTGGTCAGCCGCAATCCGTCGGCCATCAACGGCGCCCAGGAAATCTTTGGCCGCGCCGCCGACTATGTGCTGGCCAACCCCAACGGCATCTCGGTCAACGGCGCGAGTTTCATCAACACCCCCAACGCCAGCCTGGTGGTGGGGCGGCCCGAGCTGGACGATGGCAAGTTGCGTGCGCTGGGCACCACTGGCGCCAATGGCCAGTTGCAGGTGCAGGGCGCGGGCCTGCGCAACGACGGCGGCTCGGTCAACCTGATTGCCCCGCGCATCGACAGCCAGGGCCGCCTGGATGCCCGTGACCAGCTCAACCTCACCGTTGGCCGTCAGCAAGTCGACTACGCCAGTGGCCAGGTCACTGCGGTGGACCCGGCAGCGGCCAGCCGCGAGCAGCGCATCGACGCCAGCCTGTTCGGCGCCATGCAGGCCGGGCGCATCAACATCGTCAGCACCGCCGACGGTGCCGGCGTGCGTGTAGGTCCGGCGCAGGTCAGCGGGCGTGACGGGGTCAGCATTCAGTCCGCCGGTGATCTGGATATCCGCGGCGAGGCCGTGGCCGACAGCCTGCAAGCCAAGCGTGCTGGTATCCAGAGCAGCCAGGGCGATGTCGCGCTGCGCGGCGCCCACGACCTGACCCTGGCCGCGGCTGATGTGAAGGGCCGTGACGTCAAGCTCGACGCTGGGCGCAACCTCACCCTGAGCACGGTGCAGAGCCGCAAGCTCCAGGAAAAGCGCGAGAACTGGCGCAGCGGCGCACTTGGCATCGACTGGGAAACCTACCAGCGCAGCTACACCGACAGCGACACCCGCGAACACGGCAGCCAGTTGGTGGCCCAGCGCGATGCACGGCTGAGCGCGGGGCAGGATGCCCAGCTCACCGCCGCCCGAGTCGAGGCCGCAGGCCATCTCGGCATCGACAGCGGCGCCGACCTGCGCCTGGCCGCCGCCACCGAGCAGCATGTCGAGACCGACCAGGGCAAACACACCAAGGGCTTCTGGAAGGCCGACTGGGACAAGCGCAACGAAGAGCAGCGCAGCATCACCAGCCAGCTCAAGGGCGGTGATATCGCCCTCAAGGCCAAGGGCACCGTGGCCACCGAAGGTGCTCAGCTGAGCAGCGGCCAGGACATTCGCATCGCCGGCAAGCAGGTGCAGATCGGCACCGCTTCACGCACCAGCGCGAGCAACAGCCACGACCAGCAGAGCAAGTTCTTCGGCATCAGCCACAACGAAGCCAGCGAGGGCAAGCGCGAGAGCACTTCGGTGCGCAGTGAACTGGTGGCCGGCGGCACTCTGGGCCTGAGCAGCGGCGAGAATCTCGACGTGGTCGGCGCCACGGTCAAGGCCGGTGGCGCGTTGAGCGCCGAGGCCGGTGGTGATGTAAAACTGACCACTGCCGACGATACCCGCGAACACAGCGCCAGTGGCAACAGCCGCGGCTTCGTCGCCTCGGCCAAGGAAACCGCGCCGGGCGCCGGGCAGTACCGTGCCGGCGTGGGCTATGTCAGCGAGAAACACAGCAACAGTGGCTCCGAGGTCCAGCAGCATGGCGCCAACCTCAGCGGCAGCGCGGTGCAGGTCAGCGCCGGCAGCGAGCTGGCGGTCAAGGGCTCGACGGTTCAGTCCACGGCCGGCGACACCACGCTGAGCGGCAAGCAGGTGTCGCTGCTGGCTGGGCAGGATCAGCGCAGCGAAAGCGCCGACAGCAGCCGTACCGGGGGCGGCGTGTACCTCACCGGTGGCCTTGACCGCGCCGGTGGCGGGGTCGACTTCTCCCACGCCAGCAGCCAAGACCGCAGCAGTACCAGCACGGCCAGGACCAGCAATGTGCACAGCAATGGCGCGCTTACCGTCAACGCCGGCAACCTGCTGAGCGAAGGCGCGCAGGTCAGCAGTGGCAAGGGGCTGAGCGTGACCGCCGACAGCGTGGACAACCGCGCGGCCAGCGACACCAAGAGCAACAGCCACCAGCAGAGCAGTTGGACGGCGGATGTCGGCGTCAATGCCGAGTACAAGGAGATCGCCCGGCCCATCGCTGGCGTGGTCAGCGATGTGGTGAACGGCAAGGTCTCGGTCAAGGACGCCCTCGACGGCAAGCTGCCGGTCAAGGAAGTGCGCGATGTGCTTGAAGGCAAGACCTCGGTGACCGCGGCGCTGTCGCAGATCGGCTCGGCGAATGTCGGTGTCGATGTGGCGGTCGGCCACGACAGCCAGGCCAGCAGCGAGCAGTCTAGCAAGGCGGTGGTGGGCAAGTTCGAAGGGCAGAACCTCGAGCTGAACGTCGCCGGCAAGCTGCGCGACCAGGGCACCCAGTACCAGGCCAGCAATGGCGCGCTCACGGTCAAGGCCGATAGCGTGCAGGCCGAGGCGGCCCGTGATACCCACGCCAGCACCAGCCAGCAGGTCACGGCCACTGTCGGTGGCCGGGTCTACACCAAGACCGGCTCGGATGTGAACGTCAGCGCGGCAGGTTCCGGCAGCCGCGAGTACTCCAGCAGCGACAGTTCCACCGCGGTGGTGGCGAGCTATGGTGCCAGCCAGGGTGTGAACCTCCAGACCGTGGGCAACGCCAGCTTCGAAGGCAGTCGCCTCGACGGTGGTCAGGCTGGCGTGACTGTAGGCACGGGTGGCGACCTGGCGCTGAACCAGGCCAGCAACCAGGTGCGCAGCGACAGCACCCGCGTGGGCGGTGGCGCCTCGTTGACGGTGAGCAGCCTGCCGACCGGCACCACCGACCTGGGCGGCAGCGTCCAGTTCGAGCACGGCGCCAAGCACAGCGACGAGCGCAAGGCCCAGGTGGCGAGCATCAACGGCAATGGTCCGGTCCGCCTGAGCAGTGGCGGTGACCAGACCGTGCAAGGTGCTCGCGTCGACGTGAGTGGCCCGGTCGAGCTCAAGGCCGGCGGCAAGCTCGACCTGCAGGCGGCCAGCGACAGCCGCAGCGTGACCGGCCACCAGGTCGACCTTGGCCTGAACCTGGGCGGCAAGTCGGTCAGCGACGAGCAGGGCAGCTCCCTGAGCGGCAACCTGGGCGGCCACATCAAGGCCGGGCAGACGCGCGAATCGGCCAATACCCTTAGTGGCGGCCAGCTCGCGTCAGGCGATGCGGTGAGCCTGGAGGGCCGTTCGCTGCATGCCCAGGGCACCCAGGTCTCCGGGCCGAAGGTCAACCTTGCGGCGGGTGAGGGCGGCGTGCTGCTGGAGTCGGCGCAATCCACCCAGGGCCGTGGTAACTGGGGTGTCGAGCTCAATGCTGGCGGCAACCTCAGCCGTGAGACGCCAGCCGGCGCCGAACAGCCGGGCAAGCCGGTCTACGGCTTCGAACTGGGGGCCAAGGGGCAGGTCGATTACCTGCAAGCCAGCACCCAGCAGAACAGCCGGGTCAGTGCCGGGCAGGTGGCGTTGAACAGCACCGGTGCCACGCAGCTCAGCGGCGCGCGGATCGAGGGCCCGCTCAGCGGTCAACGCCAGGGCGGCTTGAGTGTCGAGGAGCGGCAGGACACCACCACCTCGGCCCGCCTCGTCCTTGGCCTGGGCCTGACTGGCAAGCCGGCCGAGGCGAAGGATGGCCAGCAACCGAGCGGGCTTGGCTACACACCGGCCTTCGAAGCCCAGGGTGAGTTCTTGCGCAAGGCCAGCGTGAAGGAGGCTTCGGGCGTGGTTGACGGGCAGGGTGGCCTGGTCACTGGCGCTGGCATGAAACCGGTCAACTACGAGGTCAAGGCTACCCTGGACCAGCCGAAGGTGTCGGAGCTGGCGCTGCCGAGTGTGTCGCTGGAGGCGGGTAAGGTGAAGGTCGGGCCGTTGACCGTTGAAGGTCATATCGACAGCTGA
- a CDS encoding ShlB/FhaC/HecB family hemolysin secretion/activation protein codes for MWYRSAPARRFSWSVALSCLCVGVTQADTPGQEVLRQQQQQQQDLQQLQLEQRRRQLERGAFATPGTGPAPAPSVAPDSHCWPLAGVRVGGVTLLDRARLDSRIQPLLAPCMGVGQINHLLATITALYVEQGYVASRPYLSRAPAAGQSLDILVDEGYVEAIELVDPQLPVSLAGAFPGMLGEPLNLRDLEQGLDQLNRLRSVDLGADIAPGSQPGATRIILRPRSAGQPRVALGAALDNLGSASTGRDRRVLSLSLDNPLAGNDLLSLSASDTLNQGERYSRNASLYYAIPYGYWTFSLFASHAEYSAPVKLSNLTLHSRGITDQLSLRGERVLWRDQRHQLSASLQLAHKDVDSEFAKVRLDVQSPTLTVAEAGLNLFWLDSAVWNLDLNYAQGLRWFGADDDAQRVVANLPKAQFHKYRAGLSQWRNGQLGGQPWQWQSQLNMQYSPDPLPAIEQLLGTDDSAVRGYRVSSVSGASGAIWRNTLRLPQHPLGPLSITPRLGLDHGWIKADHGAAMRHLSGASLGLNLGWKGLQLDVDYQRSLSTPTGDHREPEVWLFRAGLQI; via the coding sequence ATGTGGTACCGGTCTGCTCCTGCTCGTCGCTTCTCATGGTCCGTCGCACTGTCGTGTCTGTGCGTCGGTGTCACCCAGGCTGATACCCCAGGCCAGGAAGTGCTGCGTCAACAGCAACAGCAGCAACAGGACCTGCAGCAACTGCAACTCGAACAGCGCCGTCGGCAACTGGAGCGAGGCGCCTTCGCCACGCCAGGCACTGGCCCGGCGCCAGCGCCAAGCGTCGCCCCGGACAGCCACTGCTGGCCGTTGGCCGGGGTGCGTGTCGGTGGCGTCACGCTGCTCGATCGCGCCCGCCTCGATAGCCGCATCCAGCCGTTGCTGGCGCCGTGCATGGGCGTTGGCCAGATCAACCACCTGCTGGCAACCATCACCGCGTTGTACGTGGAGCAGGGCTATGTCGCCAGTCGGCCTTACCTGAGCCGTGCCCCGGCTGCCGGCCAGTCGCTGGATATCCTGGTCGATGAAGGCTATGTCGAGGCCATCGAGCTGGTCGACCCACAGCTGCCGGTATCGTTGGCCGGGGCCTTCCCCGGCATGCTCGGCGAGCCGTTGAACCTGCGTGACCTGGAACAGGGCCTGGACCAGCTGAACCGCCTGCGTTCGGTCGACCTCGGCGCCGATATCGCCCCCGGCAGCCAACCGGGCGCCACGCGGATCATCCTGCGCCCACGCAGCGCCGGGCAGCCACGGGTGGCCTTGGGCGCGGCCCTGGACAACCTCGGCAGCGCCAGTACCGGGCGCGACCGCCGGGTGCTCAGCTTGAGCCTGGACAACCCGCTGGCCGGCAATGACCTGCTCAGCCTCAGCGCCAGCGACACCCTCAACCAGGGCGAGCGCTACAGTCGCAATGCCAGCCTCTACTACGCCATTCCCTACGGCTACTGGACCTTCAGCCTGTTCGCCAGCCACGCCGAATACAGCGCGCCGGTCAAGCTCAGCAACCTGACCCTGCACAGCCGTGGCATCACCGACCAGCTCAGCCTGCGCGGCGAACGCGTGCTCTGGCGCGACCAGCGCCATCAACTGAGCGCCAGCCTGCAACTGGCGCACAAGGATGTCGACAGCGAGTTCGCCAAGGTGCGCCTGGATGTGCAAAGCCCGACGCTCACCGTGGCCGAGGCCGGGCTCAACCTGTTCTGGCTCGACAGCGCGGTGTGGAACCTCGACCTCAACTATGCCCAGGGCTTGCGTTGGTTCGGCGCTGACGACGACGCCCAGCGAGTGGTCGCCAACTTGCCCAAGGCGCAGTTTCACAAGTACCGCGCCGGCCTCAGCCAGTGGCGCAATGGCCAGCTCGGTGGTCAGCCCTGGCAATGGCAGAGCCAGCTCAACATGCAGTACAGCCCCGACCCGCTGCCGGCCATCGAGCAACTGCTCGGCACCGACGACTCCGCCGTGCGCGGCTACCGGGTGAGCAGTGTCTCCGGGGCCAGCGGGGCGATCTGGCGCAACACCTTGCGCCTGCCACAACACCCGCTGGGGCCGTTGAGCATCACCCCGCGACTGGGCTTGGACCACGGCTGGATCAAGGCCGACCACGGCGCTGCGATGCGTCACCTCAGCGGTGCCAGCCTGGGCCTCAACCTGGGGTGGAAGGGGCTGCAACTGGACGTTGATTACCAGCGCAGCCTGAGCACGCCAACGGGCGATCACCGCGAACCGGAGGTCTGGCTGTTCAGGGCCGGCCTGCAGATCTGA
- a CDS encoding SRPBCC family protein — protein MATAQAFIETAIDADRVWQLIGGFDALPDWLPFIPESALSEGGRVRTLKSVDGDTIIERLLDYNEAGRRYSYTILSGPAPVRDYQSTLRVVAAGSGARVEWSGSFVPEGISDAEATALFTTIYEDGLAALKQQLAA, from the coding sequence ATGGCTACCGCACAAGCCTTCATCGAAACCGCTATCGACGCCGACCGCGTCTGGCAATTGATCGGCGGCTTCGACGCCTTGCCCGACTGGCTGCCGTTCATCCCTGAAAGCGCCCTCAGCGAAGGTGGGCGCGTACGCACCCTCAAGAGCGTCGACGGCGACACCATCATCGAGCGCCTGCTGGACTACAACGAGGCCGGTCGCCGCTACAGCTACACCATTCTCAGCGGCCCGGCGCCGGTGCGTGACTACCAGTCGACCCTGCGCGTGGTTGCTGCGGGCAGCGGTGCGCGGGTGGAATGGTCCGGTTCGTTCGTCCCTGAAGGTATCAGCGACGCCGAAGCGACCGCGCTGTTCACGACTATCTATGAAGACGGTCTGGCAGCGCTGAAGCAACAGCTCGCCGCCTGA
- a CDS encoding aldo/keto reductase: MNLKSLIANPLGHGAAPLGNMFRNVPEAEVQATIDAAWANGVRYYDTAPFYGAGLSETRLGNALVGRPRDEYVLSTKIGRIILDELEDPAARELGEKSGLFEHGNRNRIVNDYSADATLRSIEDSLRRLKTDRLDIVWIHDIAQDFYGDEWLSHFETARTGAFRVLSRLREEGVIKAWGLGVNRVEPVELTLDLDEPKPDGFLLAGRYSLLDHDRALQRVMPQAIEQGVGIVVGGPYSSGVTVGGEHFEYQKANATVLAKLERIRAVARAHDVDVKAAALQFALAHPAVVSVIPGSTRPAHANEDLAALSQVIPMAFWNDLRQQGLINALAPVPTA; the protein is encoded by the coding sequence ATGAACCTCAAGTCTCTGATCGCCAACCCGCTGGGCCACGGTGCCGCACCGCTGGGCAACATGTTCCGCAATGTCCCCGAGGCCGAAGTCCAGGCCACCATCGACGCCGCCTGGGCCAACGGTGTGCGTTACTACGACACCGCCCCGTTCTACGGCGCGGGCCTGTCCGAAACCCGCCTGGGCAACGCCCTGGTCGGCCGCCCGCGTGACGAATACGTGCTCAGCACCAAGATCGGCCGCATCATCCTCGACGAGCTGGAAGACCCCGCCGCCCGCGAACTGGGCGAAAAAAGCGGCCTGTTCGAACACGGCAACCGCAACCGCATCGTCAACGACTACAGCGCCGATGCCACCCTGCGTTCCATCGAGGACAGCCTGCGCCGCCTGAAAACCGACCGCCTGGACATCGTCTGGATCCACGACATCGCCCAGGACTTCTACGGTGATGAATGGCTGAGCCACTTCGAAACTGCCCGTACCGGCGCCTTCCGCGTGCTCTCCCGCCTGCGTGAAGAAGGCGTGATCAAGGCCTGGGGCCTGGGTGTGAACCGCGTCGAGCCGGTCGAACTGACCCTCGACCTGGATGAGCCCAAGCCCGATGGTTTCCTGCTGGCCGGCCGCTACTCGCTGCTCGACCACGACCGTGCCCTGCAACGCGTCATGCCACAGGCCATTGAACAAGGCGTCGGCATCGTCGTCGGTGGCCCATACAGCTCCGGTGTCACCGTCGGTGGCGAGCACTTCGAGTACCAGAAGGCCAATGCGACCGTGCTGGCCAAGCTCGAGCGCATCCGCGCCGTGGCCCGCGCCCATGATGTCGACGTCAAGGCCGCTGCCCTGCAGTTCGCCCTGGCCCACCCAGCCGTGGTTTCGGTGATCCCGGGTTCGACCCGCCCAGCGCACGCCAACGAAGACCTGGCCGCACTGAGCCAGGTGATCCCGATGGCGTTCTGGAACGACCTGCGCCAGCAAGGGCTCATCAACGCCCTGGCGCCAGTGCCCACCGCCTGA
- a CDS encoding LysE family translocator, whose translation MDTHSLLAFTLVAAIAIASPGPATLMAINNSLAHGQRSAVWSSLGNACGLFCLSAAAMLGLGALLASSEMLFNAVKVIGAGYLFYLGVRQLLKKSPMLLGGAEAGDGSRRPKPLKLYKSAFVTAVTNPKATMFFTALFPQFIDQGAALLPQFLVLTGIFILLSLTSLSLYAALAARAKGVLTRPSLSRWVNRVVGTTFIGFGAAILAMRRQGA comes from the coding sequence ATGGACACTCACTCGCTTCTCGCTTTCACCCTGGTCGCCGCAATCGCCATTGCCAGCCCCGGGCCTGCCACGCTGATGGCCATCAACAACAGCCTGGCCCACGGCCAGCGCAGCGCGGTGTGGTCTTCGCTGGGCAACGCTTGCGGGCTGTTCTGCCTGTCGGCCGCCGCCATGCTGGGCCTGGGCGCCCTGTTGGCCAGTTCGGAAATGCTGTTCAACGCGGTCAAGGTGATCGGTGCCGGCTACCTGTTCTACCTGGGCGTACGGCAACTGCTGAAGAAGAGCCCGATGCTGCTGGGCGGTGCCGAGGCGGGCGATGGCTCGCGTCGGCCGAAGCCATTGAAACTCTACAAGTCGGCGTTCGTTACCGCGGTCACCAATCCCAAGGCGACCATGTTCTTCACCGCGCTGTTCCCGCAGTTCATCGATCAGGGCGCGGCGCTGCTGCCGCAGTTCCTGGTGCTCACCGGGATCTTCATCCTGCTGTCGCTGACCTCGCTGAGCCTGTATGCCGCGCTGGCCGCGCGGGCCAAGGGCGTGCTCACTCGGCCGTCGCTGTCGCGTTGGGTGAACCGAGTGGTGGGTACCACGTTCATTGGCTTTGGTGCGGCGATCCTGGCGATGCGTCGGCAGGGGGCCTAG
- a CDS encoding NUDIX hydrolase: MRERQSARLLVLDPEGRVLLFRFVHQDGALAGKDYWATPGGGLEAGEGFAQAAIRELREETGLCVSAVDAPVAERQFELLLPSGERVLAVERYFVVRAASQTLSSHDWTTQEAEVIADHRWWSIDALRETRDVVWPQGLVEMLREARALYRDRRRAAHRTPRKRSSPGTIQLP; the protein is encoded by the coding sequence ATGCGTGAACGCCAATCGGCTCGGTTGTTGGTCCTCGACCCAGAGGGACGGGTCCTGTTGTTCAGGTTTGTCCACCAGGATGGCGCCCTGGCCGGCAAGGACTATTGGGCAACGCCCGGCGGCGGCCTGGAGGCCGGTGAAGGTTTCGCGCAGGCGGCTATTCGTGAACTGCGCGAGGAGACCGGCCTGTGTGTGAGCGCCGTGGATGCGCCTGTCGCCGAGCGTCAGTTCGAACTGCTGCTGCCCAGCGGTGAGCGGGTCCTGGCCGTCGAACGGTACTTTGTGGTGCGAGCGGCTAGCCAGACGTTATCCAGTCATGACTGGACAACGCAGGAGGCCGAGGTCATCGCCGATCACCGCTGGTGGTCGATCGACGCGCTGCGCGAGACCCGCGATGTCGTCTGGCCACAGGGGCTGGTCGAGATGCTCCGCGAGGCGCGGGCGTTGTATCGCGACAGGCGGCGTGCTGCGCATCGAACGCCCCGCAAGCGCTCTAGCCCGGGTACTATCCAACTTCCGTAA
- the proP gene encoding glycine betaine/L-proline transporter ProP, with translation MKSRRKPVKPIGLKDITIVDDAKMRKAITAAALGNAMEWFDFGVYGFVAYALGKVFFPNASPGVQMIAALATFSVPFLIRPLGGLFFGALGDRYGRQKVLAATIVIMSLSTFAIGLIPSYASIGIWAPVLLLLAKMAQGFSVGGEYTGASIFVAEYAPDRKRGFLGSWLDFGSIAGFVLGAGVVVLISTILGEAQFLEWGWRLPFFLALPLGLIGLYLRHALEETPAFQQHVDKLEQGDREGLASGPKVSFKEVATKHWRSLLTCIGVVIATNVTYYMLLTYMPSYLSHNLHYSEDHGVLIIIAIMVGMLFVQPIIGLLSDKWGRKPFIIIGSVGLFLLAIPAFMLITSGKLAVIFAGLLMLAVLLNFFIGVMASTLPAMFPTHIRYSALASAFNISVLIAGLTPTIAAWLVETTDNLYMPAYYLMVIAVVGLLTGLTMKETANQPLRGAAPAASDIEEARELLQEHHDNIEHKIEDIDAQIAELEAKRKTLAQQHPRID, from the coding sequence ATGAAATCACGCAGGAAACCCGTCAAGCCCATCGGCCTGAAGGACATCACCATCGTCGACGACGCCAAGATGCGCAAGGCCATCACCGCCGCCGCCCTGGGCAATGCCATGGAGTGGTTCGACTTCGGTGTCTACGGCTTCGTCGCCTATGCCCTGGGCAAGGTGTTCTTCCCCAACGCCAGCCCCGGCGTGCAGATGATCGCCGCCCTGGCCACCTTCTCCGTGCCCTTCCTCATCCGCCCACTGGGCGGGCTGTTCTTCGGCGCCCTGGGCGACCGCTACGGCCGGCAGAAAGTGCTGGCCGCGACCATCGTGATCATGTCCCTGAGCACCTTTGCCATCGGTCTGATCCCCTCCTACGCCAGCATCGGCATCTGGGCACCGGTCCTGCTGTTGCTGGCGAAGATGGCCCAGGGCTTCTCGGTGGGCGGCGAGTACACCGGCGCTTCGATCTTCGTCGCCGAGTACGCCCCGGACCGCAAGCGCGGCTTCCTCGGCAGCTGGCTGGACTTCGGCTCGATCGCCGGTTTCGTGCTCGGCGCCGGGGTGGTGGTGCTGATCTCGACGATCCTCGGCGAGGCACAATTCCTCGAGTGGGGCTGGCGCCTGCCATTCTTCCTCGCCCTGCCCCTGGGCCTGATCGGCCTGTACCTGCGCCACGCCCTGGAGGAAACCCCGGCCTTCCAGCAACACGTCGACAAACTCGAGCAAGGCGACCGCGAGGGCCTGGCCAGTGGCCCGAAAGTCTCGTTCAAGGAAGTGGCGACCAAACACTGGCGCAGCCTGCTGACCTGCATCGGCGTGGTGATCGCCACCAACGTCACCTACTACATGCTGCTCACCTACATGCCCAGCTACCTCTCGCACAACCTGCACTACAGCGAGGACCACGGCGTGCTGATTATCATCGCGATCATGGTCGGCATGCTCTTCGTGCAGCCGATCATCGGTCTGCTCAGCGACAAGTGGGGGCGCAAACCTTTCATCATCATCGGCAGCGTCGGTCTGTTCCTGCTGGCCATCCCGGCGTTCATGCTGATCACCAGCGGCAAGCTGGCGGTGATCTTCGCCGGGCTGCTGATGCTCGCCGTGCTGCTGAACTTCTTCATCGGCGTGATGGCCTCGACCCTGCCGGCGATGTTCCCCACCCATATCCGCTACAGCGCCCTGGCCAGCGCCTTCAACATCTCGGTGCTGATCGCCGGCCTCACCCCGACTATCGCCGCCTGGCTGGTGGAAACCACCGACAACCTGTACATGCCGGCCTACTACCTGATGGTCATCGCCGTGGTCGGCCTGCTCACCGGCCTGACCATGAAGGAAACCGCCAACCAGCCGCTGCGCGGCGCCGCTCCGGCCGCGTCGGACATCGAAGAAGCCCGCGAACTGCTGCAGGAGCACCACGACAATATCGAGCACAAAATCGAGGACATCGACGCGCAGATCGCCGAGCTCGAGGCCAAGCGCAAGACCCTGGCCCAGCAGCACCCGCGCATCGATTGA
- a CDS encoding (2Fe-2S)-binding protein: MELRINQKTYQVEADADTPLLWVIRDDLGLTGTKYGCGLAQCGACSVLVDGNVVRACVTPVAGVVGREVTTIEAIEDDAVGKRVVEAWVEHQVAQCGYCQSGQVMAATALLKHTAKPSAEQIDAAMVNLCRCGTYNAIHAALHDLAEGGKA; this comes from the coding sequence ATGGAACTACGCATCAATCAGAAGACCTACCAGGTCGAGGCCGACGCCGACACACCCTTGCTCTGGGTGATCCGTGACGACCTCGGCCTGACCGGGACCAAGTACGGTTGCGGCCTGGCCCAGTGCGGCGCCTGTTCGGTACTGGTGGACGGCAACGTGGTGCGCGCCTGCGTCACTCCGGTGGCCGGGGTGGTCGGCCGCGAGGTGACCACCATCGAAGCCATCGAGGACGATGCGGTAGGCAAGCGCGTGGTCGAGGCCTGGGTCGAGCACCAGGTGGCGCAATGCGGCTACTGCCAGTCTGGCCAGGTCATGGCCGCCACCGCGCTGCTCAAGCACACCGCCAAGCCCAGCGCCGAGCAGATCGACGCGGCGATGGTCAACCTGTGCCGCTGCGGCACCTACAACGCCATCCATGCCGCCCTGCACGACCTCGCCGAAGGGGGTAAAGCCTGA